In Candidatus Saccharimonadales bacterium, the following are encoded in one genomic region:
- a CDS encoding transcriptional regulator: MTERQAAILAAIVEQYAEVMSPVGSVTLAKLFNASSATIRAEMAKLEEMGYVTHPHTSAGRIPTDQGYRWFVNSLGEQDKVGAPTINRSARAIDTRVRNAGEPDQAIRSAVRSLVELTQNVGLATIGPSLYVRGFASLFDQPELMNFTSAREVASLLDNLEPWLKEAGLNQPLSVYIGRENPIGKNSGCTLIISRFRSPYSDESYIGVLGPTRQDYRTVINLVRHTGRMLETVLN; the protein is encoded by the coding sequence GTGACCGAGCGCCAAGCCGCCATCCTTGCGGCCATCGTTGAGCAGTATGCCGAAGTTATGTCTCCAGTCGGGTCCGTGACCCTGGCTAAGCTCTTTAACGCCTCTTCCGCTACAATTCGGGCCGAAATGGCCAAGCTGGAGGAAATGGGCTATGTTACCCATCCGCATACTAGCGCTGGCCGTATTCCGACCGACCAAGGCTACCGCTGGTTTGTTAACAGTTTAGGCGAACAAGACAAGGTTGGTGCCCCGACCATCAATCGCAGTGCGAGAGCGATTGATACCAGAGTTAGAAATGCTGGTGAACCGGATCAAGCTATTAGATCGGCTGTCCGTTCACTGGTTGAACTGACACAAAACGTTGGCCTGGCGACCATTGGGCCGTCGCTTTATGTTAGAGGTTTTGCCAGCTTGTTTGACCAGCCTGAACTGATGAACTTCACTTCGGCTCGAGAGGTCGCCAGCTTGCTAGATAACCTTGAGCCCTGGCTGAAAGAAGCCGGACTTAACCAGCCCCTAAGCGTTTATATCGGGCGGGAAAACCCGATTGGTAAAAACAGCGGCTGTACGCTAATCATCTCTCGGTTTAGATCACCTTACTCTGATGAAAGTTATATCGGGGTTCTAGGCCCGACCAGACAGGATTACCGGACAGTTATTAACCTGGTTAGACACACCGGTCGGATGTTAGAAACCGTTCTCAATTAG
- the ruvA gene encoding Holliday junction branch migration protein RuvA, producing the protein MIARIKGEVAALTHNSVVIDVGGIGYEVLVPAPLLSELSLGSEVQLMTHHHVRENSIDLFGFESNESKYLFELLLGVSSIGPKSALSIMALGRYDQIKQAIAAGNAAFIAGASGVGKKSAEKVCVELKDKLATTAEGELIGLADTGDDALTALLALGYNQQQAAQALAKVDPKLSNEQRVKQALRGL; encoded by the coding sequence ATGATCGCCAGAATAAAAGGTGAGGTAGCGGCCTTAACCCATAACTCAGTTGTGATTGATGTCGGGGGAATCGGCTATGAGGTCTTAGTCCCAGCTCCGCTATTAAGCGAGCTTAGTCTGGGATCAGAAGTTCAATTGATGACGCATCATCACGTTAGAGAAAACAGCATAGACTTATTCGGCTTTGAGTCAAACGAGTCAAAATACCTATTTGAGCTGCTTTTGGGCGTATCTAGCATTGGCCCCAAAAGTGCGCTGAGCATTATGGCCTTAGGGCGCTACGATCAAATCAAACAAGCTATCGCAGCCGGTAACGCGGCGTTTATCGCCGGCGCAAGCGGAGTTGGTAAAAAATCTGCCGAGAAGGTTTGCGTTGAGCTAAAAGACAAACTAGCAACAACAGCGGAGGGAGAATTGATCGGTCTGGCCGATACTGGCGACGATGCCCTAACGGCTCTGCTCGCTCTTGGTTATAACCAGCAGCAGGCGGCCCAAGCCCTAGCCAAAGTAGACCCCAAATTGAGTAACGAGCAGCGCGTCAAACAAGCACTCAGGGGGCTTTGA
- a CDS encoding RimK/LysX family protein produces the protein MKNLTKQVLGRAAQVNLPEFGVSGLPAKVDTGAYSSSIDCSKVVELEKNGQKVLEFTLFHPDNPLYSGAILATSDYTTTEVTSSHGVSQRFVLYTDIELNGRVVRSRITLTNRKGLRYPLLLGRQFLTKQFLVDVDLGTGLPGDEEERNL, from the coding sequence ATGAAAAATCTTACTAAGCAAGTTTTGGGTCGAGCAGCACAAGTTAACCTGCCGGAATTCGGCGTGTCGGGCCTGCCAGCCAAAGTGGATACAGGCGCCTATAGTAGTTCGATTGACTGTTCAAAAGTAGTAGAGTTGGAGAAAAACGGTCAGAAAGTGTTGGAATTCACATTGTTTCACCCAGACAACCCACTCTATAGCGGTGCAATTCTAGCTACCAGCGACTATACCACCACCGAAGTCACTAGCTCACACGGAGTTAGCCAGCGTTTTGTACTCTATACAGATATAGAATTAAATGGTAGGGTTGTGCGATCCAGAATTACGTTGACGAATCGTAAGGGTTTACGTTACCCATTGCTGTTGGGGCGTCAGTTTTTAACCAAACAATTCTTGGTTGATGTCGATCTAGGTACCGGCTTGCCAGGTGACGAAGAGGAGCGAAATTTATGA
- the rimK gene encoding 30S ribosomal protein S6--L-glutamate ligase: MKIAILSRGRDNYTTKRLVEEIKKAGHTAQVVNHAECYVEIEQDTPDVRYRGEDISGIDVIIPRIGASITTYGSAIVRQFEMMGVYTTAKSIAIQRSRDKLRSLQLLSRTGVGIPRTIFSRETSEVDDLVEQIGAPMIVKVARGTHGRGVVLAETKKAAKSVIQAFYVEQVSILLQEFIEESAGSDIRALVVGGRVVASMQRQSLTDDFRSNLHQGGEGKKVKLTEEERKTALKAAQAMGLSICGVDMVRSKRGPLVLEVNSSPGLQGIETVTGRNIAKKIIEYIEVNAKRKLKKDKVGA, from the coding sequence ATGAAAATTGCGATTTTATCTCGCGGGCGGGATAATTACACTACCAAACGTCTGGTTGAAGAAATCAAAAAAGCTGGTCACACTGCCCAAGTTGTCAATCATGCCGAATGCTATGTAGAAATTGAACAAGACACGCCCGACGTAAGATATCGAGGAGAGGACATCAGCGGGATTGATGTGATTATCCCGAGAATTGGGGCCAGTATTACTACCTACGGTTCAGCTATCGTCCGCCAATTCGAGATGATGGGCGTTTACACGACGGCTAAATCAATCGCCATTCAGCGATCACGTGATAAATTACGCAGTCTGCAGCTGTTGAGCAGAACTGGCGTCGGGATTCCACGGACAATCTTTAGCCGTGAAACCAGCGAAGTAGATGACTTAGTCGAACAAATCGGCGCCCCGATGATTGTCAAGGTTGCACGAGGTACGCACGGCCGCGGTGTAGTGCTGGCCGAGACCAAAAAAGCAGCCAAATCAGTCATCCAGGCTTTTTACGTGGAGCAGGTGTCAATTTTGCTCCAGGAGTTTATCGAAGAATCGGCCGGGAGCGACATCAGGGCTCTAGTAGTTGGCGGTCGGGTGGTGGCCAGCATGCAACGGCAGAGTTTAACGGACGACTTTCGAAGCAATCTCCACCAGGGTGGTGAGGGCAAAAAGGTAAAGTTGACCGAAGAAGAGCGGAAAACAGCCCTGAAGGCTGCGCAGGCGATGGGTTTGTCAATCTGTGGTGTCGATATGGTTAGAAGTAAACGCGGTCCGTTGGTTTTGGAGGTAAACTCTTCACCTGGGCTTCAGGGAATCGAAACCGTTACTGGTCGCAACATCGCTAAAAAAATTATCGAATACATCGAGGTTAATGCTAAACGTAAGCTCAAAAAGGACAAGGTGGGTGCGTAG
- a CDS encoding winged helix-turn-helix domain-containing protein → MEQTKLTSYVRVFKALANHRRLSLFNFIADYPNKSVMQLADELDFSYKSTAQHLTKLASAGLITKSPVNNQSIQSVSPFGQKVLTNLSKLIS, encoded by the coding sequence ATGGAACAAACTAAACTAACGTCTTATGTGAGGGTATTTAAAGCACTGGCCAACCATCGTCGACTCTCCCTGTTTAACTTCATCGCTGATTATCCTAATAAATCAGTTATGCAACTGGCAGACGAGTTAGATTTTTCGTATAAAAGTACAGCTCAGCACCTAACTAAACTGGCGAGCGCTGGTTTAATCACTAAATCCCCGGTTAATAACCAATCTATTCAATCGGTTTCACCCTTTGGTCAAAAAGTACTAACTAACTTGTCAAAGCTGATTTCGTGA
- a CDS encoding four helix bundle protein, producing the protein MKKIRKFTDLEAWQVVHQLRIAVLKEIRSFPKEYDFGLSTQIQRSAVSVGSNIAEGFGRISVKEKLRFYDIARGSLTELQDKLITARDIGVLESSRFNTLAEMSVRSQKLINGLMWSLRTTNSELRDTLHV; encoded by the coding sequence ATGAAGAAAATCAGAAAATTTACTGACCTTGAGGCTTGGCAGGTTGTTCATCAGCTTCGGATTGCTGTATTAAAGGAAATACGATCCTTCCCCAAAGAATATGATTTCGGGTTGTCAACACAAATCCAGCGCTCGGCTGTGTCCGTTGGTTCAAACATCGCCGAAGGTTTCGGGAGAATTTCTGTAAAAGAGAAGCTTCGTTTCTATGACATAGCACGTGGGTCTCTCACTGAGTTGCAGGATAAGTTAATTACCGCCAGAGACATAGGGGTTTTGGAGAGCAGTCGGTTTAATACACTTGCTGAGATGTCAGTACGGTCGCAGAAGCTTATAAACGGGTTGATGTGGAGCTTGCGAACTACGAACTCCGAACTACGAGATACGTTACATGTCTAA
- the ruvC gene encoding crossover junction endodeoxyribonuclease RuvC yields the protein MKIIGIDPGTGITGFGVIEAGKDSYRLIDAGVIRTPANSPLPARLDTIFQHLEEIIAEHGPDAMAVEKIFFSQNVTTAISVSHARGVVLLVGQRAGMPISEYTPLQIKQALTGYGRAEKSQVQQMVKTMLKLKETPKPDDCADAIAAAICHAMTV from the coding sequence GTGAAAATAATTGGCATTGATCCGGGTACTGGGATAACAGGCTTTGGTGTTATTGAAGCAGGAAAAGACAGTTATCGTTTGATCGACGCCGGCGTGATCAGAACGCCAGCAAACAGTCCGCTGCCAGCCCGATTAGATACCATCTTTCAGCATTTGGAGGAAATTATTGCCGAGCACGGGCCGGATGCAATGGCCGTGGAGAAAATTTTCTTTTCACAAAATGTCACGACTGCAATTTCAGTTAGCCACGCCCGCGGCGTGGTGTTACTAGTCGGTCAAAGAGCCGGGATGCCGATTTCTGAGTATACGCCTCTGCAAATCAAACAGGCCTTGACTGGCTACGGCCGAGCAGAGAAGTCACAGGTCCAGCAAATGGTAAAAACGATGCTCAAGTTGAAGGAAACTCCCAAGCCCGATGACTGTGCTGACGCTATCGCTGCAGCCATTTGCCACGCCATGACCGTCTAG
- a CDS encoding nucleotide exchange factor GrpE codes for MKKSTKLTRSSPVAQLEAKVAELTDDLQRARADFINYKQRAEVDKHRSVQFGRESAVMSLLPIIDNIERALSHLPPELKSNEWAQGVKSIAKQLQDSLKGVGVEKINSIAQPFDPNLHEAIELEDGTGHKETVVEELQPGYTMDGEVIRHAIVKVKRGK; via the coding sequence ATGAAGAAATCGACCAAACTCACCAGATCCAGTCCCGTCGCCCAGCTTGAAGCCAAGGTTGCGGAATTGACTGACGATCTCCAGCGAGCCCGCGCTGACTTCATCAACTATAAGCAAAGGGCCGAGGTCGACAAGCATCGCTCAGTTCAGTTTGGCCGGGAGTCAGCTGTCATGTCGTTATTACCGATAATTGATAATATCGAACGCGCTCTTTCGCATCTTCCACCAGAGCTTAAAAGTAACGAGTGGGCTCAGGGTGTTAAGTCGATCGCCAAGCAGTTGCAGGATTCGCTTAAGGGTGTGGGTGTTGAAAAGATTAACTCGATTGCCCAACCGTTTGATCCCAACTTGCACGAGGCCATTGAGCTAGAAGACGGTACTGGCCATAAAGAAACAGTGGTGGAGGAGCTTCAACCCGGCTATACCATGGACGGCGAGGTCATTCGTCACGCGATAGTTAAAGTTAAGAGGGGTAAGTAA
- a CDS encoding ComEC/Rec2 family competence protein, giving the protein MRHYFRRTTVIQIGLIGLLVGLWLAKTGYSTSHSLLLCSFIALPLLLRLKLLAIIAALFLGLNLGLWRGQAIYARLIQYERFRDQRVTLLARVDNDSVYSDRGQLEFQISRITELKSRTKLPGTIRVRGYQAPSVQRNDIVEISGKLREGFGSRQGFISFAQIKVVARNYSVLESIRARFLAGVFSTLPEPHASLGLGFLVGTRTLLPETLLVALSATGLTHIVAVSGYNLTILVRLTRRLFAKKSIYLSTMSSFMLIMGFVLVTGLSPSIARATVVSGLALIGWYYGRNIQPTILLLSAAAITGMLNPLYIWFDLGWYLSFAAFVGVLILGPLITKRWFKKRPKLLTQILIETTSAQLLTLPIIAVIFGEFSLISLLANLIILPLIPLAMITTFIAGVAGMVLPTLAGWVAWPATVLLTFIVDVVRLLAGVPWALRQVKLSWFSLWLIYSAIIVVIIGLRRNLKRPLDATQVIE; this is encoded by the coding sequence ATGAGGCATTATTTTCGACGGACCACAGTTATTCAAATTGGTTTGATTGGGCTGCTTGTGGGTTTATGGTTGGCAAAAACGGGATACAGCACGTCTCACAGTTTGCTGCTGTGCAGTTTTATAGCTCTTCCTTTGCTGTTAAGGCTGAAACTTTTAGCGATTATCGCGGCCTTGTTCCTGGGTCTGAATCTCGGCCTGTGGCGAGGTCAAGCAATTTACGCACGATTAATCCAATATGAGCGTTTCAGGGATCAGAGAGTTACTTTACTAGCCAGGGTAGATAATGACTCGGTATACAGCGATCGGGGCCAGTTGGAATTTCAAATCAGCCGAATTACCGAATTAAAAAGCCGCACTAAACTACCTGGAACGATCAGAGTCCGAGGATATCAGGCGCCGAGCGTACAGCGCAATGATATAGTCGAGATAAGCGGAAAATTGAGAGAGGGGTTTGGGAGCCGTCAGGGATTTATTAGCTTTGCGCAAATTAAGGTAGTGGCACGAAATTATAGTGTGCTGGAGAGCATTAGAGCCAGGTTTTTGGCTGGAGTTTTTAGCACGCTACCGGAGCCTCACGCTAGCCTGGGGCTAGGATTCTTAGTCGGTACGCGCACATTGCTACCAGAAACTTTGTTGGTGGCCTTAAGCGCTACTGGCCTGACTCATATCGTGGCTGTGTCGGGCTACAACTTGACAATTTTAGTCAGGCTGACCAGGCGGCTGTTCGCCAAGAAATCAATTTATCTATCAACCATGAGTTCATTTATGTTGATCATGGGGTTCGTATTAGTAACAGGTTTGAGCCCTTCAATCGCCAGGGCTACAGTTGTTTCCGGGCTAGCCTTGATAGGCTGGTACTATGGCCGAAACATCCAGCCGACAATTCTATTGCTGAGTGCAGCTGCTATTACTGGTATGCTTAACCCGCTTTATATTTGGTTCGACCTCGGTTGGTATTTAAGTTTTGCGGCCTTTGTCGGCGTGCTGATACTGGGGCCTTTGATCACCAAACGTTGGTTTAAAAAACGACCCAAACTACTAACTCAAATTCTAATTGAGACGACCAGCGCACAGCTACTGACACTGCCGATAATCGCTGTTATATTTGGCGAATTTTCACTCATCAGCCTGCTGGCTAATTTAATTATTTTACCGCTGATTCCGTTGGCTATGATAACCACTTTCATTGCCGGTGTGGCGGGGATGGTATTACCAACTTTGGCTGGCTGGGTAGCTTGGCCGGCGACGGTTTTGTTGACCTTTATTGTTGATGTCGTTCGACTGCTAGCTGGTGTACCGTGGGCGCTTAGGCAGGTTAAGCTTAGTTGGTTTTCACTATGGTTAATTTACTCGGCCATTATCGTTGTAATCATTGGGTTGAGACGAAACTTAAAACGCCCGCTTGACGCGACGCAAGTGATAGAATAG
- a CDS encoding DUF192 domain-containing protein has product MRRKPRRTWHLLIGLALVLAGGYIIYNQLKPIGSNLRIEDSIIRLDVADEPEEIIQGLSGRESLLGDEGMLFIFEQPNIPQFWMKDMLIPIDFVWISEDMKIVAITPSIGPDSYPIVFSPPSEVKYVLEVYAGVSAANGWLPGSDVEFSL; this is encoded by the coding sequence GTGCGTAGAAAACCAAGAAGAACTTGGCATTTATTGATTGGCCTAGCGCTAGTCTTAGCGGGCGGTTATATTATCTATAATCAATTGAAACCAATCGGATCCAATCTTAGAATTGAGGATAGTATTATCAGGCTGGATGTGGCCGATGAGCCGGAGGAAATTATCCAGGGGCTGAGTGGCCGAGAGTCTTTGCTCGGTGATGAGGGTATGTTATTTATCTTTGAACAACCAAACATTCCTCAGTTTTGGATGAAAGATATGCTCATCCCGATTGATTTCGTTTGGATTAGCGAAGATATGAAGATTGTGGCGATTACACCTTCTATCGGACCCGATAGCTACCCGATAGTGTTTTCACCTCCGTCAGAGGTTAAATACGTACTAGAAGTCTATGCCGGTGTTAGTGCTGCTAACGGCTGGCTTCCTGGTTCTGATGTAGAATTTTCTTTGTAG
- a CDS encoding YebC/PmpR family DNA-binding transcriptional regulator, giving the protein MSGHSKWATIKRQKGVNDAKRGQLFTKLANSISVAAKNGGDPSMNSTLAMAIEKAKAANVPNSNIERAIKRGTGELGGEQIEEYLFEGYGPGGVGVIVEAASDNRNRTSAEVRTAFTKNGGSLAETGAVSFQFERKGVIRVAADDTEENLLRLIEAGADDVVEEDLLAVYVEMKKLAEVRSKIAGDGFKIVSAELSYEPKNVVELDDQAKAVKVQKLLEALEDLEDVTNTYSNFDWAEAANE; this is encoded by the coding sequence ATGTCAGGACACAGTAAGTGGGCGACTATTAAGCGACAAAAGGGCGTCAATGATGCCAAGCGCGGCCAGCTTTTTACGAAGTTAGCCAATAGTATTTCTGTGGCCGCCAAAAACGGTGGTGATCCGAGCATGAACTCGACACTGGCAATGGCGATAGAAAAGGCCAAGGCCGCCAATGTTCCTAATTCGAACATCGAACGGGCAATTAAACGAGGGACAGGCGAACTAGGCGGTGAGCAAATTGAAGAGTACTTGTTTGAAGGTTATGGACCCGGCGGGGTGGGCGTGATTGTAGAAGCGGCCAGTGACAACCGAAACCGGACAAGCGCGGAGGTTAGAACGGCGTTTACTAAAAACGGCGGGAGCCTGGCAGAGACTGGCGCGGTTTCGTTTCAATTTGAACGGAAGGGTGTGATCCGGGTTGCCGCAGATGACACCGAGGAGAACCTACTCAGACTGATAGAAGCCGGTGCCGATGACGTGGTTGAAGAAGATTTGCTAGCGGTTTACGTCGAAATGAAAAAGTTGGCCGAGGTTCGAAGCAAAATAGCCGGCGATGGGTTCAAAATTGTCAGCGCTGAGCTGTCGTATGAGCCTAAAAATGTCGTGGAATTAGACGATCAAGCAAAGGCGGTCAAGGTGCAAAAATTGCTCGAAGCGCTGGAGGATCTGGAAGACGTTACCAATACCTACAGTAACTTTGATTGGGCGGAAGCCGCGAACGAATAA
- the dnaJ gene encoding molecular chaperone DnaJ has product MSKRDYYEVLGVAKGASADEIKKAYRRLAVQLHPDKEGGSEDKFKELNEAYQILSNPDKRQRYDQFGHAGVGSSAASDGGGFGGFGGQGQRVNFDFGDLGLGDIFESFFGTGFGSRDRAGTRRGRDLEEEVTLTFEEAIFGTDKELYMSVDEACSHCHGTTVEPGHSMKECSTCSGSGQVTQVHNTILGQIRQAQVCPTCKGRGQIPEKVCTICKGAGVEREHKDVNIKIPPGIDDGATIRLREYGDAVANGSRGDLFVHIKVKPHKKFTREGDLVLSEETISMVDATLGTELKVDTVEGPKTLKVPSGTQPGTDFRLKGLGVPHIRGGGRGDQIVSIKVEIPKKLSKKQQEALRGFENGGHKLWR; this is encoded by the coding sequence ATGTCTAAACGCGATTACTACGAAGTTTTGGGAGTCGCCAAAGGCGCTAGTGCTGATGAAATCAAAAAAGCTTACCGGCGTCTGGCAGTCCAGCTTCATCCTGATAAAGAAGGTGGCTCGGAGGACAAATTTAAAGAACTGAACGAAGCCTACCAGATATTGAGCAATCCGGATAAGCGCCAGCGCTACGACCAGTTCGGTCACGCCGGAGTCGGTTCTAGCGCCGCTAGCGACGGCGGGGGTTTTGGCGGTTTTGGCGGCCAGGGTCAGAGGGTTAATTTTGATTTTGGCGATTTAGGCCTTGGCGATATTTTTGAGAGTTTTTTTGGAACCGGATTTGGCAGTCGTGATCGAGCTGGCACCAGGCGCGGGCGGGATTTGGAAGAAGAGGTAACACTCACTTTCGAAGAGGCAATTTTTGGCACAGACAAAGAGCTTTACATGTCCGTTGATGAAGCCTGCTCACATTGTCATGGCACTACAGTTGAACCGGGGCACTCGATGAAAGAATGCTCAACTTGCAGCGGCTCGGGTCAAGTCACCCAAGTCCATAACACCATATTGGGTCAAATCCGCCAAGCTCAGGTTTGCCCGACTTGCAAAGGCCGGGGCCAGATACCGGAAAAGGTTTGTACAATTTGTAAGGGTGCCGGCGTTGAACGCGAGCACAAGGATGTAAATATCAAGATTCCGCCCGGCATTGACGATGGTGCCACAATCAGGCTACGTGAGTATGGCGATGCGGTTGCCAATGGTTCTAGAGGTGATTTGTTCGTTCATATAAAGGTTAAGCCCCACAAAAAGTTTACCCGCGAGGGCGATCTTGTATTGAGCGAAGAGACAATCTCAATGGTTGACGCGACGTTAGGTACCGAACTGAAAGTTGACACCGTAGAAGGCCCTAAAACCCTTAAAGTTCCGTCTGGTACCCAACCGGGTACGGATTTTAGACTTAAAGGACTCGGCGTCCCTCACATCCGCGGGGGTGGCCGCGGCGACCAAATTGTCAGTATTAAAGTTGAAATACCCAAAAAACTCAGCAAGAAACAGCAAGAAGCTCTAAGAGGGTTTGAAAATGGCGGTCACAAACTCTGGCGATAG
- the dnaK gene encoding molecular chaperone DnaK, producing the protein MGKVLGIDLGTTNSAMAVMEGGKPEIITNKEGNRTTPSVVAINKGKERLVGEVAKRQRVTNPENTIFGVKRLIGRRFEDKEVQKDIDLMPYKIVKSGKSGVKVRLGDKDYSSEEISAMILSKIKADAEAYLGSDVTEAVITVPAYFDDSQRQATKDAGKIAGLEVKRIINEPTAAALAYGLDKAGDEKIAVFDLGGGTFDVSILELGDGVFEVKSTNGDTHLGGEDFDMAVVNHLLAEFKKNSGIDLKDDKSAMQRLKEEAEKAKKELSTTTEVDINLPFLTADENGPKHFELKLSRATLESLVASLIKKVEKPVKDALKDAKLTAKDINKVILVGGMTRMPAVQAKVKELFGQDPEQGVNPDEVVAIGAAIQGGVLAGDVKDVLLLDVTPLSLGIETLGGVMTKLIDRNTTIPTSKSEVFSTAADNQPQVEVHVLQGEREMSADNNTLGRFVLDGIAPAPRGVPQVEVSFNIDANGILNVTAKDKASGKEQSITIKDSGNLDKEAIEKAQKEAEEHAEEDKRKRAAIDAKNLLSTAIYSAEKMKDDYKDKLSDEDKQVIDEAIVEAKKHESADDKEALEKAAKGLNDKIMPIGAKLYEAADAKKDEEADKADEKKDTKSKKKGDDAVEGEVVDS; encoded by the coding sequence ATGGGTAAAGTTCTAGGAATCGATTTAGGTACGACAAACTCGGCCATGGCCGTTATGGAAGGCGGCAAGCCGGAAATCATTACCAATAAAGAAGGCAACCGCACTACCCCGAGCGTCGTCGCCATTAATAAAGGCAAGGAGCGCTTAGTGGGCGAGGTGGCCAAGCGCCAACGGGTGACCAATCCCGAAAATACTATCTTTGGGGTCAAGCGGTTGATCGGGCGCCGGTTTGAAGACAAGGAAGTTCAAAAGGATATCGATTTGATGCCGTATAAGATCGTTAAGAGCGGTAAAAGCGGCGTTAAAGTCAGACTAGGCGATAAAGACTACAGCTCGGAAGAGATCTCCGCTATGATACTTAGCAAAATCAAAGCCGACGCCGAGGCCTACCTTGGTAGCGATGTGACCGAAGCTGTCATTACGGTGCCAGCCTATTTTGACGATTCGCAGCGCCAAGCCACTAAAGACGCCGGTAAGATTGCCGGTTTGGAGGTCAAGCGCATCATAAACGAGCCTACGGCCGCCGCGCTAGCCTACGGGTTGGATAAGGCAGGCGATGAAAAAATTGCGGTTTTTGACCTCGGCGGCGGTACTTTTGACGTTTCAATTCTGGAACTCGGCGACGGCGTTTTTGAAGTTAAAAGCACTAATGGTGATACCCATCTAGGGGGCGAAGACTTTGATATGGCCGTGGTGAACCATCTGCTCGCCGAATTTAAGAAAAACAGTGGTATCGATCTTAAGGACGATAAATCGGCTATGCAACGCCTCAAGGAAGAGGCCGAAAAAGCTAAAAAAGAACTCTCGACTACAACTGAAGTTGACATTAACCTACCGTTTTTGACGGCTGACGAAAACGGTCCCAAACACTTTGAGCTCAAACTTAGCCGGGCGACACTCGAGTCGTTGGTAGCCAGTCTTATCAAAAAGGTTGAAAAGCCGGTCAAGGATGCCCTCAAAGACGCCAAACTAACCGCCAAAGACATCAACAAAGTGATTCTAGTTGGCGGTATGACCCGGATGCCGGCCGTTCAAGCCAAGGTCAAGGAACTATTTGGCCAGGACCCTGAACAAGGCGTAAATCCGGACGAAGTTGTCGCCATCGGTGCTGCCATCCAAGGTGGCGTTCTGGCGGGCGACGTTAAAGATGTGCTGCTGCTAGACGTTACTCCATTAAGTTTAGGGATTGAGACGCTAGGTGGCGTTATGACCAAGCTGATTGACCGCAATACCACTATTCCGACCAGCAAGTCCGAAGTATTTTCAACGGCAGCTGACAACCAGCCGCAAGTCGAAGTCCACGTGCTTCAAGGTGAGCGGGAAATGTCAGCTGACAACAACACGCTCGGCCGGTTTGTACTAGACGGAATCGCACCGGCCCCCAGAGGCGTGCCGCAAGTCGAAGTCAGCTTTAATATTGACGCGAATGGAATTTTAAACGTTACCGCTAAAGACAAAGCGTCAGGTAAAGAACAATCAATCACAATCAAAGACTCGGGGAACCTCGACAAAGAGGCGATTGAAAAGGCCCAAAAAGAAGCCGAAGAACACGCCGAGGAAGACAAAAGAAAACGGGCCGCGATTGACGCTAAGAACTTGCTTTCAACGGCAATCTACTCCGCTGAAAAAATGAAAGATGACTACAAAGACAAGTTAAGCGACGAAGATAAGCAAGTTATCGATGAAGCTATTGTTGAGGCCAAGAAGCACGAGTCGGCCGACGACAAGGAAGCGCTGGAGAAAGCTGCTAAGGGACTTAACGACAAAATCATGCCGATCGGCGCCAAACTGTACGAAGCAGCTGATGCCAAAAAGGACGAAGAGGCTGACAAAGCCGATGAAAAGAAGGATACTAAGTCCAAGAAAAAGGGAGACGACGCCGTCGAGGGCGAAGTAGTCGATTCGTAG